One genomic region from Branchiostoma lanceolatum isolate klBraLanc5 chromosome 7, klBraLanc5.hap2, whole genome shotgun sequence encodes:
- the LOC136438190 gene encoding neuralized-like protein 2: MKQTAPKEIPVRMPPIPRFHVRHGTNVQLDKDKVVARRAGGFGDAVAFSDRPLAPGEIFLLEIEDDERGWSGHLRIGLTMLNVQNIDIPPHSLPDLVYMGKSWVVAITKTPLSLPEDDDSDQEPPPDRTVKRVIHLDQGLIRTGFQVVDREQLVGTPRPPLLRLLRPPPAAEGMVRNQNTESTAVGSRIGVLYSVERGVGEMHVLINGEDQGPVATDIPVGTEPVFAVVDVYGTTKRVRLIQLYGVPNLQDYCRELIRNQCRCSRFAIGQLPLPARLKQFLKYEAC; the protein is encoded by the exons ATGAAGCAAACAGCACCCAAGGAGATCCCTGTGCGGATGCCTCCCATTCCCCGTTTCCACGTCCGACACGGAACAAACGTCCAGCTGGATAAAGACAAGGTGGTGGCCAGGAGGGCGGGAGGCTTTGGGGACGCTGTCGCCTTCAGCGACCGACCTCTTGCACCTGGAGAAATTTTTCTTCTTGAGATTGAGGATGACGAACGAGGCTGGAGTGGCCATCTTCGTATTGGTTTGACAATGTTGAATGTGCAAAACATCGACATTCCTCCACATTCCCTTCCCGATCTAGTCTACATGGGTAAAAGCTGGGTTGTGGCCATAACTAAGACACCGCTGAGTTTGCCAGAGGACGACGACTCCGACCAGGAGCCACCTCCCGACAGGACTGTTAAACGAGTTATACATCTGGATCAAGGTCTTATTCGAACTGGATTCCAGGTTGTCGACAGGGAACAGCTGGTGGGGACGCCGCGCCCGCCCCTGCTGCGGCTGCTCAGGCCGCCACCTGCCGCAGAGGGAATGGTGCGGAATCAGAACACGGAATCCACCGCGGTGGGCAGCAGGATTGGCGTACTGTACAGTGTGGAAAGAGGGGTGGGTGAGATGCACGTCTTGATCAACGGTGAGGACCAAGGCCCCGTGGCAACTGACATCCCAGTAGGGACGGAACCTGTGTTTGCTGTGGTGGATGTTTATGGGACGACCAAGAGAGTACGTCTCATTCAGCTGTATGGAG TGCCCAACCTGCAGGACTACTGTCGAGAGCTCATTCGGAATCAGTGCAGGTGCTCCCGCTTTGCTATTGGACAGCTCCCACTGCCAGCCAGACTGAAACAGTTCCTGAAGTATGAGGCTTGTTGA